A genomic segment from Aspergillus puulaauensis MK2 DNA, chromosome 1, nearly complete sequence encodes:
- a CDS encoding SUN domain-containing protein (CAZy:GH132;~COG:S;~EggNog:ENOG410PG80;~InterPro:IPR005556;~PFAM:PF03856) encodes MRFIYASALLCAIAAEASQHNHGHLHHRHHDKKGVHEKRGGKCQFPSDAGLVSVTPGSMNRGWAMSPDQPCEPGSYCPYACPPGQVSMQWDPKATSYPSPLSMNGGLYCNEDGEIEKPFPSKPYCSDGTGALKAHNKAGGQVSICQTVLPGNEAMLIPTLVESVATLAVPDPSYWCETAAHFYINPPGTDPETACVWGTSSEPVGNWAAYTAGANTDSNGQTFVKIGWNPVYMENDVSFRKTKPDYGIEIECEGGNCNGLPCKIDPAVNDVNEVSGSSSDDVGTGGFCVVTVPKGETARVVIFDGSGGSGGSSDDDEKESTSTAEPTSTATSTSSSTASSSTTEPPTSTSTITSTSTSSSSSTTNAATSSSTELISSSSTQQSPSGSSSSGWPGYTYRPHVFVETGSGVKSASSTSNAEEETPSPTSGAQQNSQNAMVALFAVVAMAAFTF; translated from the exons ATGAGATTCATCTACGCTTCCGCTTTGCTTTgcgccatcgccgccgaGGCCTCGCAGCACAACCACGGTCATCTGCATCACCGCCATCACGACAAGAAGGGTGTGCACGAGAAGAGAGGCGGCAAGTGCCAGTTTCCCAGTGATGCTGGCTTGGTGTCCGTCACCCCAGGTTCCATGAACCGCGGCTGGGCCATGAGCCCTGATCAGCCTTGCGAGCCGGGCAGTTATTGCCCATACGCTTGCCCTCCCGGCCAGGTGTCGATGCAGTGGGACCCGAAAGCAACCTCGTATCCCTCTCCATTGTCTATG AACGGTGGCCTCTACTGCAATGAGGATGGCGAAATCGAGAAGCCTTTCCCCAGCAAGCCCTACTGCTCGGATGGTACTGGGGCTTTGAAAGCCCACAACAAGGCCGGCGGCCAGGTCTCGATCTGTCAAACCGTCTTGCCGGGTAACGAGGCCATGCTGATTCCCACCTTGGTTGAAAGTGTGGCTACTCTTGCTGTGCCGGATCCTAGCTACTGGTGTGAAACTGCTGCCCA CTTCTACATCAACCCTCCTGGAACGGACCCTGAGACTGCTTGCGTTTGGGGTACTTCGTCGGAGCCTGTGGGTAACTGGGCTGCTTATACGGCAGGCGCAAACACCGATAGCAATGGGCAAACGTTCGTCAAGATTGGGTGGAACCCGGTCTACATGGAGAACGATGTTTCGTTCCGCAAAACGAAACCTGACTACGGAATTGAAATCGAGTGTGAGGGTGGCAACTGCAACGGTCTCCCGTGCAAGATCGACCCGGCCGTGAATGACGTGAACGAGGTGTCGGGCTCTTCATCCGATGATGTGGGCACTGGCGGCTTCTGTGTTGTTACCGTTCCCAAGGGCGAGACGGCCAGGGTTGTCATCTTCGACGGCTCCGGCGGTAGCGgtggcagcagcgacgacgacgagaaagAGAGCACCAGCACTGCCGAGCCTACTTCGACGGCCACCagcacctcttcctccacggcctCTTCGTCCACTACCGAGCCTCCTACATCCACGagcaccatcaccagcactagcaccagcagcagtagcTCTACCACCAACGCAGCGACTTCCTCATCTACAGAGTTGATCTCATCGAGCTCCACGCAACAGTCCCCCTCCGGTTCTagcagcagcggctggcCCGGCTACACCTACAGGCCGCATGTGTTTGTTGAGACTGGCTCCGGCGTAAAGTCTGCCTCTTCGACCAGCaacgctgaagaagaaacccCCAGCCCGACTTC
- the ppm1 gene encoding protein C-terminal leucine carboxyl O-methyltransferase ppm1 (COG:O;~EggNog:ENOG410PKRD;~InterPro:IPR007213,IPR029063,IPR016651;~PFAM:PF04072;~go_function: GO:0008168 - methyltransferase activity [Evidence IEA];~go_process: GO:0032259 - methylation [Evidence IEA]): MSASQIPNLNTLRRGAGRGRLRGRGGHEGSGPGSRSGSQKDRVVQGTDNDASVSRLSAVGLGYLEDPFARALTPPGQETRRLPIINRGTYVRTTAIDQLVARFLGLTADSDPEWKNKRKQIISLGAGSDTRVFRLLSLRPALDLVYHEIDFAVNNAAKIKAIRGTPLLQRALGRPEEVDISDGGDELHSPAYHIHAVDLRTLAREGEADNNTSPVQDQGHRLKELVDPTLPTLLLSECCLVYLAPDEAAGVVRYFTHTLFPASDEKTEALALVIYEPIRPDDAFGRTMVANLATRGIQLQTLHKYASLEAQRHRLREQGFDGGQAAADIDFLWERWVAEEEKDRVAALEMLDEMEEWRLLAQHYCIAWGWRDGSTRFNGWRELEQQSAD, from the exons ATGTCAGCCTCGCAAATtcccaacctcaacaccctccGCCGGGGCGCCGGTCGCGGTCGATTACGCGGTCGCGGTGGACACGAAGGCTCTGGACCTGGCTCTAGATCCGGTTCACAGAAAGACCGCGTGGTGCAGGGGACAGACAATGACGCCAGCGTCTCCCGACTGAGTGCGGTGGGATTGGGATACCTCGAGGATCCGTTTGCGAGGGCCTTGACTCCCCCAGGACAGGAGACGAGACGACTACCTATTATAAATAGAG GAACCTACGTGCGCACAACAGCAATCGACCAACTTGTCGCGCGATTCCTCGGTTTGACCGCAGATTCCGACCCAGAATGgaagaataaaagaaagCAAATTATCTCGCTGGGTGCTGGGTCGGACACGCGAGTTTTCCGGCTTCTGTCGCTGCGCCCGGCGCTGGATCTTGTTTACCATGAGATTGACTTTGCCGTTAACAATGCCGCAAAAATAAAGGCTATCCGGGGGACGCCGCTTCTACAACGAGCACTGGGACGTCCGGAGGAAGTCGATATTTctgatggaggagatgagcTGCACTCGCCTGCCTACCATATCCATGCGGTTGATCTACGGACGCTTGCACGCGAGGGAGAGGCTGATAACAATACATCGCCCGTGCAAGATCAAGGCCATCGACTGAAAGAACTTGTGGACCCGACGCTTCCTACGTTGCTACTGTCTGAGTGCTGCCTGGTGTATCTTGCGCCGGACGAAGCTGCTGGTGTAGTGCGGTATTTCACGCACACATTATTCCCCGCTTCGGATGAGAAGACTGAAGCGCTGGCTTTGGTCATATACGAGCCTATCCGGCCTGACGACGCATTTGGGCGGACGATGGTCGCGAATTTGGCGACTCGTGGAATCCAGTTGCAAACGCTCCACAAGTATGCGTCGTTGGAGGCGCAGCGGCACCGCCTCCGCGAGCAAGGCTTTGACGGCGGTCAGGCGGCAGCGGACATCGATTTCCTGTGGGAGCGTTGGgtggctgaggaggagaaggatcGCGTGGCAGCGCTTGAGATGCTAGACgagatggaggagtggaGGTTGCTGGCACAACATTATTGCATCGCATGGGGATGGCGAGATGGCAGCACTCGGTTTAATGGATGgagggagctggagcagcagtcTGCAGACTGA
- a CDS encoding ubiquitin-protein ligase RKR1 (BUSCO:EOG09260274;~COG:O;~EggNog:ENOG410PGEB;~InterPro:IPR016024,IPR001841,IPR039804,IPR039795, IPR013083;~PFAM:PF12861,PF00097,PF11793,PF13639;~go_component: GO:1990112 - RQC complex [Evidence IEA];~go_function: GO:0061630 - ubiquitin protein ligase activity [Evidence IEA];~go_process: GO:1990116 - ribosome-associated ubiquitin-dependent protein catabolic process [Evidence IEA]): MSKKFKSQASSSRAAASTFGGFGGFSSSVSGQGRELSSLTYVAEPPDLSQISDPQLAIAFKNFTKKDDVTRTKALDDIKSFVSNVAASGGTLEEGFLEAWIRIYPRASIDIYRRVRQSAHSVQGSIASLVGKRVARFLPRVVGAWLAGVYDNDKPVHQSALESITRVFATDEKRNAIWKVFQSSILDFVDDVILQQTSHTLSDERTVKPEDAEAKYARVVGTAILLFNRILGNTTREDRQNDLPEIETILGSKTLWTFCYHDDPFVRRSMYVLIRTVVSGEPEELDWRLVSAALIGKSLHITQLGSSSDLSDALLHVTSARPQIWTDDYSGKTSSSKRLLQYIRKGSQGSPGAFWSNIYQLLQLVPLETLAKLDPNFTGDENNGLSGATALMEAIHEGLISREEPQQNRTLGWKIYVETAMWLAHGLSDDDTIQLLQDELSPLIMQYVRPEPEAARWSLPKQSSETICTEYLTALFSFGYDIAFNKLWMKLSNDLLASVRLSSPEQSKDFKASQDAVCAQTARLFSLEASLLSRLADQELEPKVLYTLEKLNLGLLNDCLEVLRSRNGKPYGATAVVEEVVRRVPQIAQHSHELLDFIQKDAPELLFSPSGDRLISIILLCRTWPGFSTSFEELIKRVAQLENVMTNTSSVQKLLSSLDFNEVDNEIIGPLIMRAMELACKGSQLHWSVVISALQNPTSQGELEDSIFLSLLDNLSTDDEILDTLQGLKQVVSTVPNSARRFQTGSQGSKLTGKLLFLTESPFEEISSLALSLIEQMKKSAVGETSAKAGIEILQENLAHANEESLSIESLLDIAEELLRSSQSEIIGQLARDILPSQKTWEEALEPFLELPPRASTAITSPLSGGVHLVNRELSESFANRYDNIARDSSQCATAFRLTHFTVRLLSSFDFTEHLDMDGFKVLFSNLPLAVQLIEDDLDIEKYNFIAGPLTHELRGEYRDIVNDARKIIGNWSSSAQNVRSTEETIASSLASVWKSRVEQLDDTSPSAYRVGEAFAKILDGMDPSDIHYSSEMIGQLCKEIRTANTIRSASWVAVLRRPILTNPAGTRVCNEFVADSTGLKVEDETMDGLRKLILLNLLLSDGEEVNPMASMPTQRLIFFVKHLIQCLQSEQITLSLKTEIFKSLTLALPNVKEMYGPHWEECMDILSSTWRAIGGGDGALTLLNSSFRLFSCLEAIVKDDESNDDVKDAWADRKSTLFNVLTSTLWKFDSSTTFHLPRDLTVDRLCRIIKTMPTGNIEDISKVYPLLTAHSLVLQHTAFTLLHRHIPSVQEQVSLDVALSKSEVKLPYEVISLLLGAPTMDSISLSYGDDKTWADIRSYLLSWKLVFDHFANASFTLQEHYASNIKEHDVLPSLLEFMFEFLQKGHGKLVDASKLDIRTFELDQSEDYEKETQWLLIHLYFLCLRHLANLTKAWWIDAKKRVKGPVETWTEKFISPLVISDSLESVTEWMSTQDPDEERALNVKVSSKTAEIIASILVDEESPPVSISIALPAAYPLHPAVVVGRSRVLVDERKWKSWLLTIQGVIMFANGNLEDGLLAFRKNVQGALKGQSECAICYSVISTDMQTPNKRCATCKHTFHSVCLYRWFKSSNQSTCPLCRNQFTFA, translated from the exons ATGAGTAAAAAGTTCAAATCTCAAGCGTCGAGCAGCCGTGCTGCTGCTAGCACTTTTGGGGGGTTTGGGGGCTTCTCGTCATCCGTATCGGGCCAGGGGAGAGAACTATCATCTCTCACATATGTGGCCGAGCCGCCGGACCTGTCGCAAATATCGGATCCCCAACTAGCAATTGCGTTCAAGAACTTCACGAAGAAGGACGATGTGACTAGAACGAAAGCGCTTGATGATATCAAGTCTTTCGTCTCCAATGTAGCGGCGAGCGGTGGTACTCTTGAAGAAGGGTTTCTGGAGGCCTGG ATAAGAATATACCCCCGGGCATCAATTGACATCTACCGCAGAGTGAGGCAATCTGCGCATTCGGTTCAAGGGTCAATTGCTTCACTCGTGGGAAAGCGGGTTGCCCGCTTCCTGCCTAGGGTGGTTGGGGCATGGCTAGCTGGAGTCTACGACAACGATAAACCTGTTCACCAATCTGCTCTAGAGTCCATTACTCGTGTGTTTGCTACTGATGAGAAGAGGAACGCTATTTGGAAGGTTTTTCAAAGTTCGATTCTCGACTTTGTTGATGATGTCATTCTTCAGCAAACTTCTCACACACTGAGCGACGAAAGGACAGTCAAGCCCGAGGATGCGGAAGCCAAGTATGCACGTGTGGTAGGAACTGCTATTTTGCTCTTCAATCGGATACTTG GGAACACCACAAGAGAGGATCGTCAGAACGATCTACCGGAGATAGAGACCATACTAGGGAGCAAAACATTATGGACATTTTGCTATCATGATGACCCCTTTGTTCGTCGCTCAATGTACGTTCTTATTCGAACAGTCGTGTCAGGGGAACCGGAAGAACTGGATTGGAGGCTGGTGAGCGCAGCCCTGATAGGAAAATCACTTCATATCACCCAGCTtggctcctcctccgacttGTCAGATGCTTTACTGCATGTAACATCTGCACGTCCCCAGATATGGACAGATGATTATTCTGGAAAAACTTCCTCTTCGAAGAGACTGCTCCAGTATATACGGAAGGGTTCCCAGGGCAGCCCGGGGGCATTTTGGTCAAATATTTATCAATTGTTGCAGTTAGTTCCGCTAGAAACGTTGGCGAAACTTGACCCTAACTTTACTGGCGACGAGAATAATGGACTGTCGGGCGCAACAGCTCTGATGGAAGCAATACACGAAGGACTCATTTCGAGGGAGGAGCCACAACAGAACAGGACGCTTGGCTGGAAAATCTATGTTGAAACTGCTATGTGGCTTGCCCATGGTCTGTCTGACGATGACACAATACAACTTTTGCAGGATGAGCTTTCTCCTTTGATAATGCAGTATGTGAGGCCTGAGCCGGAAGCAGCTCGGTGGTCACTACCCAAGCAGTCATCGGAAACAATCTGCACTGAATATCTTACTGCTCTGTTTTCATTTGGCTATGATATTGCATTCAACAAGTTGTGGATGAAACTTTCCAATGACTTACTTGCGTCTGTCCGACTTTCCTCGCCCGAACAATCCAAGGATTTCAAGGCCTCACAAGACGCAGTATGCGCTCAAACTGCACGACTTTTCTCTCTAGAAGCGTCTTTATTATCGCGCCTTGCCGACCAAGAACTGGAACCCAAAGTGCTGTATACACTGGAGAAGTTAAACCTGGGACTGTTGAACGACTGCTTGGAAGTGTTGCGATCTAGGAATGGCAAACCTTATGGAGCAACGGCAGTTGTCGAAGAGGTCGTGCGCAGAGTTCCTCAAATCGCGCAGCATTCTCACGAGCTTCTGGACTTCATCCAGAAAGACGCGCCAGAACTTCTATTCTCCCCTAGTGGTGACCGATTGATTTCTATCATATTACTTTGCCGCACCTGGCCTGGATTTTCCACGAGTTTTGAAGAGCTTATCAAGCGAGTTGCGCAGCTCGAAAATGTTATGACCAATACTAGCTCTGTTCAAAAACTTCTTTCAAGCCTTGACTTTAACGAAGTGGACAACGAGATCATTGGCCCGCTCATCATGCGGGCTATGGAATTGGCTTGCAAAGGGAGCCAGTTGCATTGGTCTGTGGTTATATCCGCTCTGCAAAACCCAACTAGTCAAGGGGAGTTAGAGGACTCGATattcctttctcttctggATAACTTATCTACAGACGATGAGATTCTTGACACTTTGCAAGGGCTAAAACAGGTTGTGTCGACTGTTCCTAATTCAGCTAGGAGGTTCCAGACTGGAAGTCAAGGCTCGAAGCTGACTGGCAAGCTGCTTTTCCTCACGGAGTCCCCATTTGAAGAGATCTCTAGCCTTGCACTTTCGTTGATTGAGCAGATGAAAAAGTCAGCCGTTGGGGAAACAAGTGCCAAGGCAGGCATTGAGATTCTGCAAGAGAACTTGGCTCATGCCAACGAGGAGTCGCTATC CATCGAATCCTTATTGGATATTGCCGAAGAACTGCTACGCAGTTCCCAATCCGAGATTATCGGTCAGCTTGCCAGAGATATTCTTCCCTCTCAGAAAACGTGGGAGGAAGCATTGGAACCCTTCCTTGAATTACCACCCCGCGCATCAACGGCTATCACCAGTCCACTTTCGGGAGGTGTACACTTAGTGAACCGAGAGTTGTCAGAATCGTTTGCTAACCGCTACGATAATATTGCGCGCGATTCAAGCCAATGTGCAACTGCGTTTAGACTAACCCATTTTACTGTTCGGCTGTTGTCTTCGTTTGATTTCACTGAGCATCTCGACATGGACGGCTTCAAGGTTTTGTTTTCTAACCTGCCTCTGGCGGTGCAACTAATTGAGGACGACCTCGACATTGAAAAATACAATTTTATTGCAGGGCCACTGACTCACGAGCTACGAGGAGAATACCGGGATATCGTGAATGACGCGCGGAAGATCATCGGTAACTGGTCCTCGTCGGCCCAAAATGTCCGTTCCACGGAGGAAACCATTGCATCTTCCCTTGCCTCGGTTTGGAAATCCAGGGTCGAGCAGCTAGATGATACTTCTCCATCTGCTTatcgagttggagaagcctTTGCCAAAATCCTGGATGGCATGGACCCGTCTGATATACACTACTCTTCTGAGATGATAGGACAACTGTGCAAAGAAATACGAACCGCCAATACTATTCGCTCGGCCAGTTGGGTAGCCGTCTTGCGACGTCCCATACTGACCAACCCGGCCGGCACCCGAGTTTGTAATGAATTTGTGGCGGACTCTACCGGGTTAaaggttgaggatgagacGATGGATG GTCTCCGAAAACTTATTCTGCTCAACCTACTTCTATCTGACGGAGAAGAAGTGAACCCAATGGCTTCAATGCCGACGCAGCGACTGATATTCTTTGTCAAACATTTGATACAGTGCCTCCAGTCGGAACAAATTACTCTTAGCCTCAAAACAGAAATCTTCAAGAGCCTAACCCTAGCACTTCCGAATGTGAAGGAGATGTACGGCCCTCATTGGGAGGAATGCATGGATATTCTCAGTTCAACGTGGCGGGCCattggcggaggagatggcgCATTAACTCTGTTGAATTCATCCTTCCGACTATTCAGCTGTTTGGAGGCAATTGTAAAGGATGATGAGAGCAACGATGATGTGAAGGATGCGTGGGCTGACCGAAAATCAACACTTTTCAACGTCTTGACATCAACTCTTTGGAAATTTG ATTCTTCGACCACCTTCCACTTACCCCGGGACCTTACCGTTGACCGTCTGTGTCGCATCATCAAGACTATGCCGACTGGAAACATTGAGGATATTAGCAAGGTATATCCTCTACTGACAGCGCACAGCCTTGTTCTCCAGCATACGGCTTTCACCCTGCTTCACCGACATATCCCAAGTGTACAAGAGCAGGTGTCCCTTGATGTGGCACTATCGAAATCGGAGGTCAAGCTTCCCTATGAAGTAatttctctgcttcttggggCGCCAACAATGGACTCAATATCATTGTCGTATGGTGATGACAAGACTTGGGCTGATATAAGATCGTACCTCCTAAGCTGGAAACTGGTCTTCGATCACTTCGCGAACGCT TCTTTCACCCTCCAAGAGCATTACGCCTCTAACATCAAGGAGCACGACGTATTACCCTCGCTACTGGAATTTATGTTCGAATTTCTCCAGAAGGGCCACGGAAAGCTCGTGGATGCATCGAAATTAGATATTCGCACCTTTGAACTGGATCAATCGGAGGATTACGAGAAGGAAACGCAGTGGTTGCTTATTCACTTGTACTTTTTGTGCTTGAGGCATCTCGCCAACTTGACCAAGGCCTGGTGGATCGACGCGAAGAAGCGTGTCAAAGGGCCTGTGGAAACTTGGACCGAGAAATTC ATCTCGCCATTGGTTATCAGCGACTCTCTAGAAAGCGTGACCGAATGGATGTCCACACAAGATCCAGATGAGGAGCGCGCACTGAACGTGAAGGTATCATCGAAAACAGCCGAGATCATCGCGAGTATTCTAGTTGACGAGGAATCACCGCCTGTCTCAATATCTATTGCACTTCCCGCTGCTTACCCACTGCATCCCGCCGTGGTCGTTGGCCGAAGCCGAGTGTTGGTAGACGAGAGGAAGTGGAAGAGCTGGCTCCTTACCATCCAGGGTGTCATCATGTTCGCCAACGGAAACCTGGAAGATGGGCTGCTGGCATTCCGCAAGAATGTCCAGGGCGCGTTGAAGGGCCAGAGCGAGTGTGCCATTTGTTACTCGGTCATTTCGACCGACATGCAGACGCCAAACAAACGGTGCGCAACATGCAAGCATACCTTCCACTCGGTGTGTCTGTATCGATGGTTCAAGAGCAGTAACCAGAGCACTTGCCCACTGTGTCGGAACCAGTTTACATTTGCGTGA
- the RAD15 gene encoding TFIIH/NER complex ATP-dependent 5'-3' DNA helicase subunit RAD3 (BUSCO:EOG09260ZWU;~COG:L;~EggNog:ENOG410PGIM;~InterPro:IPR010643,IPR013020,IPR027417,IPR006554, IPR006555,IPR014013,IPR010614,IPR001945;~PFAM:PF06777,PF13307,PF06733;~go_component: GO:0005634 - nucleus [Evidence IEA];~go_function: GO:0003676 - nucleic acid binding [Evidence IEA];~go_function: GO:0003677 - DNA binding [Evidence IEA];~go_function: GO:0003678 - DNA helicase activity [Evidence IEA];~go_function: GO:0004386 - helicase activity [Evidence IEA];~go_function: GO:0005524 - ATP binding [Evidence IEA];~go_function: GO:0016818 - hydrolase activity, acting on acid anhydrides, in phosphorus-containing anhydrides [Evidence IEA];~go_process: GO:0006139 - nucleobase-containing compound metabolic process [Evidence IEA];~go_process: GO:0006289 - nucleotide-excision repair [Evidence IEA]), protein MKFFIDDLPVLFPYPRIYPEQYAYMCDLKKTLDAGGHCVLEMPSGTGKTVTLLSLIVAYQQHNPEARKLIYCSRTMSEIEKALAELRELMKFRTEQLGYTEDFRALGLTSRKNLCLHPSVKREKSGTVVDARCRSLTAGFVKEKKERGEDVELCVYHENLDLLEPHNLVPPGVFTLDGLLNYGEQHKQCPYFSARRMMPYCNVIIYSYHYLLDPKIAERVSKEFSKDCIVVFDEAHNIDNVCIESLSIDISEDSLRKATRGANNLERKIQDVKSSDAEKLNNEYMKLVEGLREAEQAREEDQFISNPVLPDDLLKEAVPGNIRRAEHFVAFLKRFIEYLKTRMKVTHTISETPLSFLNHVKELTFIERKPLRFCAERLTSLVRTLELINIEDYQPLQEVATFATLVSTYDKGFLLILEPFESEAATVPNPILHFTCLDAAIAIKPVFDRFSSVVITSGTLSPLEMYPKMLGFTTVMQESYSMTLARRSFLPMIVTRGSDQAQISSSFQIRNDPGVVRNYGNIVLEFSRITPDGVVVFFPSYLYMESIISMWQGMGILDSIWNYKLILVETPDAQESSLALETYRTACCNGRGALLLCVARGKVSEGIDFDHHYGRAVLCIGVPFQYTESRILKARLEFLRENYRIRENDFLSFDAMRHAAQCLGRVLRGKDDYGVMVLADRRFQKKRTQLPKWISQALLESETNLSTDMAVATAKNFLRTMAQPFKARDQEGISTWSLADLERHRQKQSQEEERVRREEFANGYANGARNGAGDEFDEGIDQDLVMLDA, encoded by the exons ATGAAATTTTTCATTGA TGACCTGCCCGTCCTTTTCCCTTACCCTCGTATATATCCCGAGCAATATGCCTACATGTGCGACCTCAAGAAGACCCTCGATGCCGGGGGTCACTGTGTACTCGAGATGCCTTCGGGTACCGGGAAGACAGTTACACTGTTATCGTTGATTGTCGCCTATCAGCAGCATAATCCAGAGGCTAGAAAGCTCATCTACTGCTCCCGAACCATgtccgagatcgagaaagCATTAGCAGAGTTGAGAGAGCTGATGAAGTTTCGCACCGAGCAGTTGGGGTATACAGAAGATTTCCGTGCTCTAGGTCTCACCAGTCGAAAAAATCTGTGTTTGCATCCATCCGTTAAACGAGAAAAAAGTGGTACAGTGGTTGACGCTCGATGCCGGAGTTTGACTGCTGGGTTCgtcaaggaaaagaaagagagaggcGAGGACGTCGAGCTGTGTGTATATCACGAG AATCTGGACCTTCTTGAGCCACATAATCTCGTACCTCCCGGCGTTTTCACACTCGATGGTCTGCTGAATTACGGAGAGCAACATAAGCAATGTCCCTATTTCTCTGCACGGCGCATG ATGCCGTATTGCAACGTTATCATTTATTCCTACCACTACCTCCTAGACCCGAAGATCGCGGAAAGAGTCTCGAAGGAATTCTCGAAGGATTGCATTGTGGTATTTGACGAGGCGCACAATATCGACAACGTTTGTATCGAATCGCTCAGCATTGATATATCCGAAGACTCATTGCGAAAAGCCACCAGAGGGGCAAACAACCTGGAGCGCAAGATTCAGGACGTGAAGAGCTCCGATGCGGAGAAACTTAATAACGAATACATGAAGCTTGTTGAAGGATTGCGGGAGGCTGAGCAGGctagagaagaagatcaattTATTTCTAACCCCGTTCTACCTGACGACCTGCTCAAGGAGGCCGTCCCAGGCAACATACGGCGGGCCGAACACTTTGTTGCTTTCCTCAAAAGATTTATCGAATACCTCAAAACTCGAATGAAGGTCACCCACACCATTTCAGAGACTCCTCTATCCTTTTTAAATCATGTGAAGGAATTGACTTTTATTGAACGAAAACCCTTGAGATTCTGCGCTGAACGCTTAACATCGCTCGTCCGGACACTGGAATTGATCAACATAGAAGATTATCAACCGCTCCAAGAGGTGGCTACATTTGCAACTCTAGTTTCGACTTACGACAAAGGTTTCCTCTTAATTCTGGAACCTTTTGAATCTGAGGCTGCAACGGTGCCGAATCCCATCCTGCATTTCACTTGCCTGGATGCGGCCATCGCGATCAAACCTGTATTTGATCGATTCAGCTCGGTGGTTATCACATCGGGTACCTTATCACCGCTTGAAATGTACCCAAAAATGCTCGGGTTTACGACAGTCATGCAAGAATCATATAGTATGACTCTTGCTCGTCGATCTTTCCTTCCCATGATCGTGACTCGTGGGTCGGATCAAGCACaaatctcctcctcattcCAGATCCGAAATGATCCAGGTGTCGTACGGAACTATGGAAACATCGTTCTCGAATTCTCCCGCATTACCCCAGATGGGGTCGTTGTGTTCTTCCCATCATACCTATATATGGAGTCAATCATTAGCATGTGGCAGGGCATGGGCATCCTCGATTCAATATGGAACTACAAGTTGATCCTTGTTGAAACTCCCGATGCCCAAGAGTCATCATTGGCTCTGGAAACTTACCGAACGGCATGTTGCAATGGAAGGGGGGCTTTACTGCTCTGTGTCGCGCGAGGCAAAGTTTCCGAGGGTATTGATTTCGACCACCACTACGGCCGGGCAGTGTTGTGTATCGGCGTTCCATTTCAATACACCGAATCGCGCATTCTCAAAGCTCGACTTGAATTCCTCCGAGAAAATTACCGCATCCGAGAAAACGACTTCCTTTCTTTCGATGCCATGCGACATGCCGCCCAGTGTCTGGGCCGTGTCCTCCGAGGCAAAGACGACTACGGAGTCATGGTTCTTGCTGACCGGCGATTCCAGAAGAAACGAACCCAACTTCCAAAATGGATCAGTCAGGCCCTGTTGGAGAGCGAAACGAACCTCAGCACGGATATGGCAGTGGCGACTGCGAAGAACTTCCTGCGTACCATGGCCCAACCATTCAAAGCCAGAGACCAAGAGGGCATTTCGACATGGAGTCTCGCAGACTTGGAGAGGCACCGCCAGAAACAATCtcaggaggaggaaagagtACGGCGAGAGGAGTTCGCCAATGGGTATGCGAACGGTGCTCGCAACGGAGCGGGAGATGAATTCGACGAGGGAATTGATCAGGACCTTGTGATGTTGGATGCGTAG